Genomic segment of Oceanotoga teriensis:
TTCATAGTATCCTGTATTTTCTTCACTTACTTTTTTGTATTCTTCTCTTTTTAATATTTCTCCTATATATGTCCCTGTTTCATATTGTTTGTCATGTATTATTTTTAATTTTTCATTGGCTAATGATGCGTAACTTCCTTCATATACTTTTATTTTGTTTAATTCTTCTACAAAATATGAATAATCTATATCCATACCTACTAGTCCAACAAAAATATCTTCATAGAAGAATGGAAAGGAATAACTTATTACATTTTTTCCACTTTTTTCTATGTCTTTATGTACTTTTGACCAATGACCATTTTTACTGTTCTTTGTTTCGAAAAACCATGTATAATCTGGATTATCTTCTACAAAATATTCAGGATTTATGTTTATATCTTCAGATTTGAAAATTGTATCTTCCGATTCATCATATATTATTCCATGTATTTTATTATCCATTGTTATTTCAGGGTTTATTAGTATATATGCATTTAAATTTCCTTCAACGCTTTCAGAATAAGCTTTTATGAAACTGTCTGTTCTTGATAAGTAGTTTTCAACATAGGCACTATTTCCAAAAGCACCTGCAACTTGGAATTTTGAAAATGAGTTATTGAATATTGAATTTGAAAAATTTTCCATTACTGTTTCAAGATTGTTTATAACGATATCAAATTCTTTTGCTTTATTGATTGAATTTAATAAAAGTTTGTCTTTTGAATTTTCCCTTATTATGTTAGAGGTATTTTGTATTCCTATAAAACTTAGAGAAAGACCTAATAAAAGCGAGATTATTACTATAGAAGCGATTATTTTTACTGATATTTTTTTCATTTTTTTCCCTCCCAATATTAAACTATATAAAAAATGGGTGCAGGTATCCTGCGCCCATCCATATCAATTTTATCAGAATTATTTTTATTTATATTTCTTAGCTTTTTATTTTTTGTAAAGGTTGATATTTAATAATTAGTTAATCATTTGTTATATAAATGGCAGGCAACTTTATGATCATCGCCTTTTAGAAGAGGTTTTTGTTTAGAACATATATCCATTCTGTTTGGACATCTTGGATGGAAAGGACAACCAGAAGGAGGGTTTATAGGACTTGGTGGTTCTCCTTTTACCTCAACTTTGCTCAATTTTCTTTCTTTTGGATTCCATCCAGGCATAGAACTCATCAATATTTTTGTATAAGGATGTTTTGTGTTTTCAAATAAGTCTTCAGATTTTGCCTCTTCTACTACATGTCCAAGGTACATAACAACTATTTTGTCGCTTACATGATATACTATATCAAGATTATGAGATATGAATAAATAAGCTATTGAACTTTCTTTTTGTATATCTTTTAAAAGGTTTATAACTTGTGATTGTACTGAGACATCTAAAGCGGATGTAGGTTCATCACATATTATTACTCTTGGCTTTAATGCAATAGCTCTTGCAACTGCTATTCTTTGTCTTTGTCCTCCAGAGAATTCATGAGGATATCTCGATATATATTCTTCGTATAATCCAACTTTTTTTAACAGATCTTTTACATAGTTTGTTTCTTCTTCTTTGGTTTTGAACATTTTGTGTATTTGAAGTGGTTCGCTTATTATATCTCCTATAGTCATTCTTGGATCTAATGAATCAAAAGGATTTTGAAATACCATTTGAAGATCTGATCTGTATATCATATTTTCTTTTTTATTTAATTTTCCCACGATATCTTTTTTTAC
This window contains:
- a CDS encoding PDC sensor domain-containing protein; translated protein: MKKISVKIIASIVIISLLLGLSLSFIGIQNTSNIIRENSKDKLLLNSINKAKEFDIVINNLETVMENFSNSIFNNSFSKFQVAGAFGNSAYVENYLSRTDSFIKAYSESVEGNLNAYILINPEITMDNKIHGIIYDESEDTIFKSEDININPEYFVEDNPDYTWFFETKNSKNGHWSKVHKDIEKSGKNVISYSFPFFYEDIFVGLVGMDIDYSYFVEELNKIKVYEGSYASLANEKLKIIHDKQYETGTYIGEILKREEYKKVSEENTGYYE
- a CDS encoding ABC transporter ATP-binding protein, producing MNKILEIKNVKKYFPIKKGVFLKTVGHVKALESIDLDLYENETVGIVGESGCGKSTLGRVITKIHDATEGSIIYHDKNGVKKDIVGKLNKKENMIYRSDLQMVFQNPFDSLDPRMTIGDIISEPLQIHKMFKTKEEETNYVKDLLKKVGLYEEYISRYPHEFSGGQRQRIAVARAIALKPRVIICDEPTSALDVSVQSQVINLLKDIQKESSIAYLFISHNLDIVYHVSDKIVVMYLGHVVEEAKSEDLFENTKHPYTKILMSSMPGWNPKERKLSKVEVKGEPPSPINPPSGCPFHPRCPNRMDICSKQKPLLKGDDHKVACHLYNK